The Leifsonia williamsii genome includes a region encoding these proteins:
- a CDS encoding PLP-dependent aminotransferase family protein — MIEQGTAQQRGNNLDPWYDHYATRTSGLAASEVRALFAVASRPEVVSLAGGMPYVAALPQDLVVGAMDRVMREQGPVALQYGSGQGVPALREQILDVMALEGISGSADDVVVTTGSQHALELFSKLFIDPGDVVLAEGPSYVTAMVIFRSYQAEVDHVPMDEHGLIPEALREHIARLKSAGRRVKFLYTVPTFHNPAGVTLTWERRLEILEIARQNDILVLEDNPYGLLYFNEKPPAAMRSVEKEGVVYLGTFSKTLAPGFRVGWALAPHAIREKLILANEAAVLSPSSFSQLVISQYLRDADWKGQIDTFRGVYRERKEAMISALEEYLPDLHWTNPNGGFYVWLTLPSHLDSKAMLPRAVTELVAYTPGTAFYGDGSGAQNIRLSFCYPTPENIRVGIRRLANVINGEQDLLDTFAGTGPLTANRSDRTSANPPTDLR, encoded by the coding sequence GTGATTGAACAGGGCACCGCGCAGCAGCGCGGCAACAATCTGGACCCGTGGTACGACCACTACGCGACGCGCACCAGCGGCCTGGCCGCAAGCGAGGTCCGAGCCCTGTTCGCCGTCGCCAGCCGCCCCGAGGTGGTCTCGCTGGCCGGCGGCATGCCGTACGTCGCGGCGCTCCCGCAGGATCTCGTCGTCGGAGCCATGGATCGGGTCATGCGCGAGCAGGGTCCTGTCGCGCTGCAGTACGGCTCTGGGCAGGGCGTCCCGGCGCTGCGCGAGCAGATCCTGGATGTCATGGCGCTCGAGGGCATCAGCGGCAGCGCCGACGACGTGGTGGTCACCACGGGCTCTCAGCACGCGCTGGAGCTGTTCAGCAAGCTCTTCATCGACCCGGGCGACGTCGTCCTGGCCGAAGGGCCGTCCTACGTGACCGCCATGGTCATCTTCCGGTCGTACCAGGCGGAGGTCGACCACGTTCCGATGGACGAGCACGGCCTGATCCCGGAGGCGCTGCGCGAGCACATCGCGCGCCTCAAGTCGGCGGGCCGCCGCGTGAAGTTCCTCTACACGGTCCCGACCTTCCACAACCCCGCCGGCGTGACGCTGACGTGGGAGCGGAGGCTCGAGATCCTCGAGATCGCTCGGCAGAACGACATCCTGGTACTCGAGGACAACCCCTACGGCCTCCTCTACTTCAACGAGAAGCCACCGGCCGCCATGCGCTCGGTCGAGAAGGAGGGCGTGGTCTACCTGGGCACGTTCTCGAAGACGCTCGCGCCCGGGTTCCGCGTCGGCTGGGCGCTGGCGCCGCACGCCATCCGCGAGAAGCTCATCCTCGCCAACGAGGCCGCCGTGCTCAGCCCCAGCTCGTTCAGCCAGCTCGTCATCTCGCAGTACCTGCGCGACGCCGACTGGAAGGGCCAGATCGACACGTTCCGCGGCGTGTACCGGGAGCGCAAGGAGGCCATGATCTCCGCGCTCGAGGAGTACCTGCCCGACCTGCACTGGACGAACCCGAACGGCGGGTTCTACGTGTGGCTGACCCTCCCGTCGCATCTCGACTCCAAGGCGATGCTGCCGCGAGCCGTCACGGAACTGGTCGCGTACACGCCGGGGACCGCCTTCTACGGCGACGGCTCCGGCGCGCAGAACATCCGCCTGTCGTTCTGCTATCCGACGCCCGAGAACATCCGCGTGGGCATCCGGCGCCTCGCGAACGTGATCAACGGCGAGCAGGACCTGCTCGACACGTTCGCCGGAACGGGACCGCTCACCGCCAACCGCTCGGACCGGACGAGCGCCAACCCGCCGACCGACCTGCGCTGA
- a CDS encoding D-alanine--D-alanine ligase family protein — MAQNGALDIVVLAGGISHERDISLRSGRRVADGLNSLGHRVTVREPDASLLGFLTEQRPDVVWPALHGASGEDGALRALLELAQVPFVGSRTDASRLAWSKPTAKAIVARAGVATPAAVTLPRETFRELGANSVLATVLDALGVPVVVKPAQGGSAQGVTIVTRAEELPRAMVDAYTYSEVALIERKVEGVEVSVAVLDTGDAPEALPAVEIEPLGGAYTFDARYNAGETRFYVPARLDDTIAEAVAAAATAAHSALGLRHLSRIDLIVDADGVPWFLEANVLPGLTETSIMPQAIAASGRDLGDVYAALAVAAIADAS, encoded by the coding sequence ATGGCCCAAAACGGTGCCCTCGACATCGTCGTCCTGGCCGGCGGCATCTCGCACGAGCGCGACATCTCGCTGCGCAGCGGCCGTCGTGTCGCCGACGGGCTCAACTCGCTCGGACACCGCGTCACCGTGCGGGAGCCGGACGCCTCGCTGCTCGGCTTCCTGACGGAGCAGCGGCCCGACGTCGTGTGGCCTGCGCTGCACGGCGCGAGCGGGGAGGATGGGGCTCTCCGGGCGCTGCTGGAGCTTGCGCAGGTGCCCTTCGTCGGCTCCCGCACCGACGCCTCACGTCTCGCCTGGTCGAAGCCGACCGCGAAGGCGATCGTCGCCCGAGCCGGGGTCGCGACCCCGGCGGCGGTCACGCTGCCGCGCGAGACCTTCCGTGAGCTGGGCGCGAACAGCGTTCTGGCCACGGTGCTGGATGCGCTGGGCGTCCCGGTCGTCGTGAAGCCCGCGCAGGGCGGCTCGGCCCAGGGTGTGACCATCGTCACGCGGGCGGAGGAGCTGCCTCGGGCCATGGTCGATGCCTACACCTACTCCGAGGTCGCCCTCATCGAGCGGAAGGTGGAGGGGGTGGAGGTGTCGGTCGCCGTGCTCGACACCGGTGACGCTCCCGAAGCCCTGCCGGCTGTCGAGATCGAGCCGCTGGGCGGGGCATACACGTTCGACGCGCGGTACAACGCGGGGGAGACCCGCTTCTACGTCCCCGCCCGCCTCGACGACACGATTGCCGAGGCCGTCGCTGCGGCCGCGACCGCCGCCCACAGCGCACTCGGGCTGCGCCATCTCTCGCGCATCGACCTCATCGTCGACGCCGACGGTGTGCCGTGGTTCTTGGAGGCGAATGTTCTGCCCGGTCTGACCGAGACGTCGATCATGCCCCAGGCGATCGCCGCGTCGGGCCGGGATCTGGGAGACGTGTACGCGGCGCTGGCTGTCGCGGCCATCGCTGACGCGTCATAG
- a CDS encoding ParB/RepB/Spo0J family partition protein codes for MAAKRTGLGRGIGALIPTSDQATRPVDVFFPAAPIEPAGEDLVAVPGARLANLSPLDIVPNPVQPRTEFDPDALAELVASIREVGVLQPVVVRPLAGQKDKYELIMGERRLRATKELGLATIPAVVKDTADDAMLRDALLENLHRSQLNPLEEASAYQQLLADFGITQDELATRIGRSRPQITNTIRLLKLPAAVQARVAAGVLSAGHARAILSLAPDEEAMLRLADKIVNEDLSVRAAEAAASMAPKPARTKATPGKHRGHLDEIAGQLGDRLNTRVKISLGARKGQIVVDFATIQDLNRILEEIGQPAYS; via the coding sequence ATGGCAGCGAAGCGCACCGGCCTCGGCCGTGGGATCGGCGCCCTGATCCCCACCTCCGACCAGGCCACCCGACCGGTCGACGTGTTCTTCCCTGCGGCTCCGATCGAGCCCGCCGGTGAGGACCTCGTCGCCGTCCCCGGCGCCCGGCTGGCCAACCTCTCCCCTCTCGACATCGTCCCCAACCCGGTGCAGCCGCGCACAGAGTTCGACCCGGACGCCCTGGCCGAACTCGTCGCCAGCATCCGGGAGGTCGGCGTCCTCCAGCCGGTGGTCGTGCGTCCCCTGGCCGGCCAGAAGGACAAGTACGAGCTGATCATGGGCGAGCGGCGCCTTCGCGCGACGAAGGAGCTCGGCCTCGCCACTATCCCTGCCGTCGTCAAGGACACCGCCGACGACGCGATGCTGCGCGACGCGCTGCTGGAGAACCTCCACCGCTCGCAGCTCAACCCGCTGGAAGAGGCATCCGCCTACCAGCAGCTGCTCGCCGACTTCGGGATCACGCAGGACGAGCTCGCCACCCGCATCGGCCGCTCCCGCCCGCAGATCACCAACACCATCCGCCTCCTTAAGCTCCCCGCCGCCGTGCAGGCGCGCGTCGCCGCAGGCGTGCTGTCGGCTGGCCACGCCCGCGCGATCCTCTCCCTCGCCCCCGACGAGGAGGCGATGCTGCGGCTCGCCGACAAGATCGTGAACGAGGACCTGTCGGTGCGAGCGGCGGAGGCCGCGGCCAGCATGGCTCCCAAGCCGGCGCGGACCAAGGCCACACCGGGCAAGCACCGGGGACACCTCGACGAGATCGCCGGCCAATTGGGCGACCGCCTCAACACCCGCGTCAAGATCTCGCTCGGAGCTCGCAAGGGACAGATCGTCGTCGACTTCGCGACCATCCAGGACCTCAATCGCATCCTCGAGGAGATCGGACAGCCGGCCTACTCCTGA
- a CDS encoding ParA family protein, which produces MKQPDQDVPAEADVTAFDASTPLARELADLTRRRQAIAAETLPLPSRTRIFTISNQKGGVGKTTTVVNLSAALAKSGARVLVIDLDPQGNASTALSVEHREGTPSVYDVVVNDRELEEVIQKSPEFDGLFVIPATIDLAGAEIELVSMVAREQRLSRALNRFLDEYDIDYVLIDCPPSLGLLTINAFVAATEVLIPIQCEYYALEGLSQLLKNIQLIERHLNPKLRVSTILLTMYDSRTNLAHQVAADVREHFPKEVLNTIIPRSVRISEAPSYGQSVISYDTNSSGSLSYMEAAAEIARRGVPR; this is translated from the coding sequence GTGAAACAACCGGATCAGGACGTTCCTGCTGAGGCGGATGTGACGGCTTTTGATGCGTCGACGCCGCTGGCGCGGGAGCTGGCGGACCTGACTCGGCGGCGGCAGGCGATTGCGGCGGAGACGCTGCCGTTGCCGTCTCGGACGCGGATCTTCACCATCTCGAACCAGAAGGGCGGCGTCGGGAAGACGACGACCGTCGTCAACCTTTCGGCGGCCCTGGCGAAGTCGGGCGCGCGGGTGCTGGTGATCGACTTGGATCCGCAGGGGAATGCCTCGACAGCGTTGAGCGTCGAGCACCGGGAGGGTACGCCGAGCGTCTACGACGTGGTCGTGAACGACCGGGAGCTCGAGGAGGTCATCCAGAAGAGCCCGGAGTTCGACGGGCTGTTCGTGATCCCGGCGACGATCGACCTCGCGGGAGCGGAGATCGAGCTCGTGTCGATGGTGGCTCGCGAGCAGCGGCTGAGTCGGGCGCTCAACCGGTTCTTGGACGAATACGACATCGACTACGTGCTGATCGACTGTCCCCCGTCGCTCGGCCTGCTGACGATCAACGCTTTCGTCGCGGCGACGGAGGTGCTCATCCCGATCCAGTGCGAGTATTACGCGCTGGAGGGGCTGAGCCAGCTGCTCAAGAACATCCAGCTGATCGAGCGGCACCTGAACCCGAAGCTTCGCGTCTCCACGATCCTGCTGACGATGTACGACTCCCGCACCAACCTGGCCCATCAGGTGGCGGCGGATGTTCGCGAGCATTTCCCCAAGGAGGTGCTGAACACGATCATCCCCCGCTCGGTGCGCATCTCCGAGGCGCCGAGCTACGGGCAGAGCGTCATCAGCTACGACACCAACTCGTCCGGGTCGCTCTCCTACATGGAGGCGGCCGCTGAAATCGCACGCAGAGGAGTACCCCGCTAA